From the genome of Novipirellula aureliae, one region includes:
- a CDS encoding SDR family oxidoreductase encodes MVRASKQFSEWPIDNENAADYLRTKIGQNHKAIEWSAVRPDSLTNEQKVSEYELHASPTRSAIFNPGVPSRINVAHFMADLITDVATWNIWKGQMPVIYNKP; translated from the coding sequence GTGGTCAGAGCGTCAAAGCAATTCTCAGAGTGGCCAATAGACAACGAGAATGCTGCCGACTATCTCAGGACAAAGATTGGCCAAAATCACAAAGCCATCGAGTGGTCTGCGGTTCGGCCAGACAGTTTGACCAATGAGCAGAAGGTCAGCGAATACGAACTGCATGCGTCTCCAACCAGGAGTGCAATCTTCAATCCAGGCGTTCCCAGCCGTATCAACGTGGCCCACTTCATGGCTGACCTGATTACCGACGTGGCCACTTGGAATATTTGGAAGGGACAAATGCCAGTCATTTACAACAAGCCATAG